From Sporolactobacillus pectinivorans:
AAATCACTCAGGGAAGAGGCTTTTATTATGCAGACTATTGATAAAGAGCAGGTCAAGGAACAGATTATAAAAGCTTTTCAGTTCAGGCACGCCTGTAAAAAGTTTGATTCGGCGAGGAAAATCAGTGACGAAGATTTTAACTTTATACTTGAAACAGGTCGCTTGTCGCCCAGTTCTTTCGGCTTGGAACCTTGGAAGTTTGTTGTTGTACAGAATAAAGATTTGCGCAAAAAGCTGGAAGGTCCGGCATGGGGCGCCGTTGAAAAGCTGAAAACCGCCAGCCATTTTGTTCTGATTCTCTCCAGAAAAGCAGATTCGCTGGCCGCTCATTCCGAGCACGTGCAGCATATGCTGAAAGATATTCAGAAACTACCTGATGATGTAGACAAAATGATGACTGACGCTATCGATAATTTTCAGAAATCAGATTTTGATCTGACCGGCAATGACCGTGTATTTTTCGAATGGGGATGCCGGCAGGATTACATCCCGCTGGCAAACATGATGACCGCCGCGGCGGAAATCGGAATCGATTCCTGTCCGATGGAAGGTTTCGACAAGCAGAAAGTAGAGCAGGTGCTGAAAGACGAGGGTGTCATTAAAGGCGACACATACGGTATTGCCTCCATGGCCGCTTTTGGTTATCGCGCCGAAGAACCGCATCATGCGAAAACAAGGCAGCCCTTGAATGACGTTGTTGAGTGGATCAACTAAAGACAGCATGAAAATCTTAAAGCCAGTTTGACCAATCGCTTCTTTGATTGATCGAACTGGTTTTTTATTCCGAAAGACCTTGGTGAACGCTTCTTTTTTACCGTACGGCCCTACGTTGAACCGGTCCGGCACCGGCAGCGGTTCACTTATTTGAGCAAAATAACTTTGAACAGACAGTCCTTCATTTGTATTCAATCTTTTTGGTTTCCCACTCACCCGCCAACATTCCATATACCACATGATCGACATAGTGGCTATAGAGCCATTCAGCCTGCCGGATGCATCCTTCGTTAACAAAGCCGAGCCGTTCTGGAATATTTCTGCTTCTCCTGTTTGCGGAAGCTGCCCGGATCTCAACCTTGTTCAAGTTCAGTTCGTGAAAGGCATAATCAGTCAGCGCCTTGACCGCTTTAGTCATAATGCCTTTGCCTTGGAATTTCTCGCCAAGCCAATAGCCGATATACGCCGTTTTGTTTGACCAATTGATACTATTGTATCCGGCAGTCCCGGCAATTTCCTCGTGGTACAGAATAACTGTCGTCAGATTCCGGTGTTCAGCATAACCCTCCATGGTCCCCTGGAGGAATGCGCGTATATCTTCTGCGCTTGAGGTGCCGTCCACCCAGGCCATCCATGTTCTTAAATGAGTTCTCGATTGATCAACCAGTTCGAAAATCTGCTCTGCGTCCTTTAAATCGATTAGTCTTAATGAAATGGCTTCATCGACTTTATATAAGAACATCTGCGCGCTCCTCGTTGTGTCATTATATTGCAGTATATGATTTTTCCTCTTGATTTTGTTCATTCCGTTGCCTTTGATTTGTTTGGAAGGAACAATTTTTTGACTGCCCGTTTACGCGTAAAATAGTAGATAGAGAGGGTGAAAAGGGTGGACATTTGACTTACGGGTAAAAGGACGGCCGCCCGAGACGCTGATTCATCTCGGCAATAAATAACCGAATTTTCTTCCGTTGGCGACCTGTATAAAATCAGCCGTCCAGAAACTGTTTCTGCAATAAATAATCCCCACCCTTCAATGTTCAGGCGGGGATTATTGTCCGTGTATTTTGCTGTTCAGCTCGAGCCGCTTTTTAAATAAATTATTGATAATCAAGCAATTCCTCCTGACTCTACTGCAAATAACCTGCCAGACGGTCGAATTGTGAAGTGAATCCCTTATAACGCCCGTCCCTAATACCTGCTGAAGTGCTTCATCCGACATGAAACGGGATCGTACCATCACCCGCTTATTATTTTCTTCATCGGGCAGCTTCATCGTTACAAGTATCTGAGGCATTCCATCAACCGGGCGGCCGTCCTCATCTGCAAACATATCGATGTGAACAATTTTTTATGGTTCCTTAATTTCGTGATAGACTTGCTTAACCCGGGACTCCTGGCCATAAAAACCTCCTTGTCTTCCATCCGTGCAGTGCATGCAGTAATGCCAGATGCCATCCGGCCTAAGCTCAAATTTTCGGCTGTCTGTCAGTCATCCTTCCGGGCCCCGCCATTCTGCCAGATGCTCCTGCCTGGAAAAAGCCCCGAATACCATGTCCCTCGGCGCTTCAAAGACACGCTCCATAAGGAGGTCCTGTCCCTTCAACTTTCGTTCTCATACGACTCGCCATCATCCATCCACATACCCCCATCGGGATAACATTTTTGTTGATTCCCGTCCGAATGGTTCATCCGGTACGAAGCGGGAGCTGAACAGCAATGATTGATCACGTGACGGATTTATCGATGCGTCTGTCATCTGACGTACCATATCGGAAAATTTTAAAACCCGTCACATGATTTATATACCCGGATCAGGAAAAGATAAACACATAAAATGTGTTTCCAAAATTAAACTTTTTTGCTTACTGCATCAAACTTCATCCCTGCCCTTCCTCAAATTCGGGATACAGCGACATACCGCCATCAACGAAAATCGTCGCTCCGGTCACATAGCCGGATTCACCCGACGCCAGCCAAGCGGCAACTGCTGCCACTTCTTCCGGTTTACCGATATAATCAATCGGAATAAGATCCAGGGTACTTTGTTTTTGGTTCGGGTCTGAAAATTTTTCCGCGTTAATCGGTGTATTAATGGCTCCCGGTGCAATACCATTCACCCGAATCCCGTTTTTTGCATATTCAAGTGCAATGGTCTCACTAAACAGACGAACTCCGCCCTTGCTTGCCGCATAATGGGCGAAAGTCGGCCACGGGATCCTTTGATGCACGGACGACATGTTAATGATGTTCCCTTTCTTTCTCTGGTTTAAAAAATATTTGATGGCTGTCCTCGACCCAAGAAAAACACCGGTCAGATTCACATTAATAATCCTGTTCCAGTCTTCAAGACTCAATTTATGTGTAGGCGACTGTTTTTCTATACCGGCATTATTAATCCAAACATCCAGAGTATCGAAGTGTTCGATGGCTGCATTGAGCAGCGCACGCGCCCCTTTTTCCGTCCCAACATCCGCCCGAATGGCTACCGCATTTCCGCCCGCTTTTCTCAAACTTTCGGCCGTCTCTTCGGCACCGCAGCGATCGTGATTATAGTTAATAACTACCGACATTTTTTCTTCTGACAGGCGCCTGGCAATCGCATTTCCGATCCCTTTTGATCCGCCGGTAACAACGGCTACTTTCCCTGATAAATCCGGATACATCGTTTTCCCTCCAAAAAATATTTCTTTAACTATTTTGGGAAAATTATCCGGAATTTAATCATTCTCCTCTTTTTAGAGAAAAAACAAAAAATCCATATTTCCCCGAAGGAAAATACAGATTTATGTTAATGGTTGATAAGTTAAATGGTGATTCATTTATTTTTCAGCATCTCAAAGACCTGCCGAACATCCTTGTCGCCTCTGCCTGAAAGGTTAACGATAATGCTTTCGTCTTTTGGCAGGGTTGGCGCAAGTTTCATCGCATAGGCGACGGCGTGGGAACTTTCCAGTGCTGGAATAATTCCTTCCACTTTGGAAAGCGTCTGGAACGCTTCCAAGGCCTCCTGCCCGGTCACCGTCACGTTCTCTTCGCGTCCGATCGCTTTCAAATAGCTGTGTTCCGGACCAACGCCCGGATAATCAAGACCGGCGGCAATAGAATAAGTTGGTTTCGGAATGCCGTGTTCATCTACCAGCGCATAACATTTGAACCCATGAATAATTGCCGGAACTCCTTCAGCCAGGCTGGCTGCCTCTGCCGGTTCCACACCGATCAGGCGGACACCTTTTTCATCAATATAGTGGGCAAATGCGCCGATCGCGTTGCTTCCGCCACCAACACAGGCGAGCACAGCGGCCGGAAGCTTGCCTTCTTTTTCAAGAATCTGGCGCTTAGACTCCTCACTGATGACCGACTGAAAATATTTGACCATTGACGGATACGGATGCGGACCTACTGCCGATCCAAGCAAATAATACGTATTCTCATGATTTTGAACCAGATCCTGCAATGCAACGTCCACCGCATCTTTTAAACGGCCCTGGCCCTTTTCCACCGGAACAACCTTTGCGCCGAGCAGCTCCATGCGGAAAACATTTAGTGACTGGCGTTCCGTATCGTATTTCCCCATGTAAATCGTGCAGGGAAACCCGAACAGTGCAGCAACTGTCGCTGTCGCGACACCGTGCTGTCCGGCCCCTGTCTCAGCAATAATCCGCTTGGCACCCATCCTTTTTGCTAAAAGAATCTGGCCGATGGTGTTGTTAATCTTGTGGGCCCCTGTATGGTTCAGATCTTCCCTTTTCAGATAGATTCTGGCTCCCCCGCACCTTTCAGTCAGATTCTTTGCGAAAGTCAGCGGATTCTCACGCCCCACATATTCTTTCAGATAATAGTAAAATTCTTTTTGAAATTCAGGATCTTTCTTACATTTCTCAAATTCCCTGTCGATCTTGGACAGCACTTCCTGCAACGCTTCAGGAACGTAGCTGCCTCCGAAATCCCCAAACTTACCCTCTGCTGCCAAGGCACTGCTCTGACTGCTCATCTCAACTCAACTCCACTTGTTCTAAAGTACCACCCGGACTGAAAAACTCTTTCTTCCCAGCCGGGCAGCCTCACACACCAAAAAGCGTGTATTCATAGCTTCGCTTAAAAAAGAAACAAAGTCAATAGAATTTTCGCAAAAAATATGACATTAACAAAAGGGAGCAAATTTAACGATTCATATACTCCGTCGCAAGTGATTCCGCAGCTAAACCGTACACATTTTGAAAAATTTCTTTCCTGAACATTTTAAAATCTGTTTCTGTGATTTTATCCGGATAGGCCATAATCTTCAATGATACAGGTTGAGTGGATGTTCCCTGCATGTCTGGTTGAAAATAGCCAAAATTACTAACTGCAAATCCCAGGCGCTGGTAGAAGTGAACCCTTCGGACGGCGAGTTCCGTTACCGGTGTTTCCACCTCAAGAACGATTGGTTGATCTGTATGAGCCAGATAACTTTTCATCATTTTTGAACCAAGTCCAAGCCCTCTAATCCGTGGATCGGTAGCAAGATGTTCAATAAACCGGAACTTATCAAATTTCCATTCGGCAATAAACCCGCCGATGTTCAGATCGTGTTCTGAAATGACCAGTACTCTATAGTTCGGTTTTTCCAGCAGTTTTTTTGCCTGATTATATGAGCGAATCTCATTAGCCGGGAAAGACTGTTTCATGAGTTCATAGACGTCATCAAACGCTCTCAGACCAACTTGTTTTAAGTCTTTCTCCATAATTAACTCCTCAATTTTTGTGAAAAGGAATGTTTCCCCTTCTCATACATTGTACTTTAATGCTTTTCACATACGTTAACCTTTTTCTATATATTGCCAAATTTATTTTAAACTTCACGATAAAACTGTATAAGAATTCAACAATAAATGATAATATTTTCATATAATAAAAATTTTTAGTAAACAGGAGGCATTTCAAGATGCTCGTGGTGACAACAGAAAATATTACCGGTTATAAGGTCACAGAAGTTAAAGGTGAAGTTTTCGGACTGATTGTCAGAAGCCGGGGCCTGGGCGGAAACATTATGGCTGGTCTCAGAAGCCTGGCCGGCGGAGAAATACACGAATATACAAAAATGCTTGAAGACGCGCGCCAGCAGGCGATTGACCGTCTGATTTCAAATGCCGAATCTAAAGGTGCCAACGCTGTCGTCATGATGCGGTTCGATTCGAGTGAAATCGGACAAAACATGAGTGAAGTTCTGGCATTCGGCACCGCCGTCGTGATTGAAAAAGAATAATTAGCGTCTCAGTAAATCAATAACAAAGTGATAAAAGATGCCAGCTGCAGCAAATTGTGGATGGCATTTTTTGTGTGATACCGAGACGCGTGCTGTTCTGTTTTTACGGCAGAAACGGTGAACGCTCTATAGAATCGACCCTACTGAACTAAGCAAACATTTAATTGTTGTTTCCTTGAATGTCGTGAATATTCAGCGATACTGCCTAATCCCTTTTTCAAATGCCTGGGAGTCATTGTTCTCCAAGCCATGCAGCGCTTCCTGCAGAGCAAATGTTCCTCTGTAGAATTTTATCCGCTCAGAGATTTGCCTCCCATCAGGATATAAATCGATGCAATGATCAAAAAAATCCACGCTTTATATTTTGGAAATCTGAAAACCAGAGCTTTATTGACGATCAGCACATCATTATTCTGGCCGGTTGTGTTGCGCTCAGCACTGTTAATCTTCAGATCAGGATAAATTTGATGGATCCGGTCTATATATCTTTGTACCAGCATGTTTCCTCCATGGAATAAAAAAGATGTCCGGTGCCCTGCCAACGGTTGATCAAACGCTAATTAACACAGATCATACTCCATTCTTCTCGCTGTTTCCTGGACAACTTCTTGATCCAGCAGCTTGCCAACGATGTGAAATGCCATGTTGATACCGGCCGAAATGCCTCCGGAAGTAATGATATCTCCTTCATCAACAAATTTAACACCCTGCTGAACTTTGGTGCCGGGAAACTCTTCTTTCAGGCGTTTCAGGCTTGCCCAGTGGGTTGTACATTTTCTGTTTTCCAGAAGTCCCGCCTTAGCCAGCAGCAAAGCACCCGTGCACACTGACGTCATGAGCCGAACACTTTTCATTTCATTAGCAATCCACTGAATAACCCGCTCGTTATTGATTTCTCTGTTCCTTGCCCCCGCTCCGCCGGGAACGACGAGAATATCGAACTGCGGCGCATTTTCAAAACTGTAGTCCGGCTGCACCCTCAGTCCATTCCGCGCCGCAACCATCTCCCCTGTTTCGGAAACGGTCGTCACTTCGAAAGGCTTTTGTTCTTTTTTTGTTGAAGTGACTGAAAAAACTTCAAACGGACCTGCAAAGTCCAGTACCTCGACATCATCGAAAAGCAGGATGCCCACACGCCATTTCTGACTTCTCATTTAAACATCTCCTCACTGTCTTTAATGGATTCAAGCATACGATCAACATCGCAGAGTAATTTTTTTGCCAGACGAACAGCGTCTTACTTTTAGATTATGATCGATCTTTAATCTCTTTTTTCAACTGTTCAATCGTGGCATCATTCCCCTCTACGTAAATGTGTGTGCCTCATTGCTTTTTCCGCTGTCATCAAAATAACAGTTCTCTTTCAGCATTTCAGAGCTTCGCTTCTGGCAGACTCTTTTTCATAGGCAGCAATTTTTCGGTTTAAATGCTCAATGTTTTCCTCAAGCTTCTTTTTCTGGTCAAGCATAAATAAACGATGAGAATAGAGTATGTTCAATCTTTCATCTACCGTTTCATCACCCCGGTATCTCAGACAGGCATATTCTTTAATTTTTTTAATGGGCATGGCTGTTTCTTTAAGTTTAATAATAAAATTGATCCAGATCTGATCAGCCTCAGTGTAAACTCTGCGGTTATTCGTATCCCTCCCGGGGCAAATGATTCCTTCTTTTT
This genomic window contains:
- a CDS encoding MerR family transcriptional regulator codes for the protein MTYSIGTFSELTGLSIDTLRYYEKEGIICPGRDTNNRRVYTEADQIWINFIIKLKETAMPIKKIKEYACLRYRGDETVDERLNILYSHRLFMLDQKKKLEENIEHLNRKIAAYEKESARSEALKC
- a CDS encoding NAD(P)H-dependent oxidoreductase; amino-acid sequence: MQTIDKEQVKEQIIKAFQFRHACKKFDSARKISDEDFNFILETGRLSPSSFGLEPWKFVVVQNKDLRKKLEGPAWGAVEKLKTASHFVLILSRKADSLAAHSEHVQHMLKDIQKLPDDVDKMMTDAIDNFQKSDFDLTGNDRVFFEWGCRQDYIPLANMMTAAAEIGIDSCPMEGFDKQKVEQVLKDEGVIKGDTYGIASMAAFGYRAEEPHHAKTRQPLNDVVEWIN
- a CDS encoding glucose-1-dehydrogenase, with product MYPDLSGKVAVVTGGSKGIGNAIARRLSEEKMSVVINYNHDRCGAEETAESLRKAGGNAVAIRADVGTEKGARALLNAAIEHFDTLDVWINNAGIEKQSPTHKLSLEDWNRIINVNLTGVFLGSRTAIKYFLNQRKKGNIINMSSVHQRIPWPTFAHYAASKGGVRLFSETIALEYAKNGIRVNGIAPGAINTPINAEKFSDPNQKQSTLDLIPIDYIGKPEEVAAVAAWLASGESGYVTGATIFVDGGMSLYPEFEEGQG
- a CDS encoding heavy metal-binding domain-containing protein, with amino-acid sequence MLVVTTENITGYKVTEVKGEVFGLIVRSRGLGGNIMAGLRSLAGGEIHEYTKMLEDARQQAIDRLISNAESKGANAVVMMRFDSSEIGQNMSEVLAFGTAVVIEKE
- a CDS encoding GNAT family N-acetyltransferase, yielding MFLYKVDEAISLRLIDLKDAEQIFELVDQSRTHLRTWMAWVDGTSSAEDIRAFLQGTMEGYAEHRNLTTVILYHEEIAGTAGYNSINWSNKTAYIGYWLGEKFQGKGIMTKAVKALTDYAFHELNLNKVEIRAASANRRSRNIPERLGFVNEGCIRQAEWLYSHYVDHVVYGMLAGEWETKKIEYK
- the trpB gene encoding tryptophan synthase subunit beta; its protein translation is MSSQSSALAAEGKFGDFGGSYVPEALQEVLSKIDREFEKCKKDPEFQKEFYYYLKEYVGRENPLTFAKNLTERCGGARIYLKREDLNHTGAHKINNTIGQILLAKRMGAKRIIAETGAGQHGVATATVAALFGFPCTIYMGKYDTERQSLNVFRMELLGAKVVPVEKGQGRLKDAVDVALQDLVQNHENTYYLLGSAVGPHPYPSMVKYFQSVISEESKRQILEKEGKLPAAVLACVGGGSNAIGAFAHYIDEKGVRLIGVEPAEAASLAEGVPAIIHGFKCYALVDEHGIPKPTYSIAAGLDYPGVGPEHSYLKAIGREENVTVTGQEALEAFQTLSKVEGIIPALESSHAVAYAMKLAPTLPKDESIIVNLSGRGDKDVRQVFEMLKNK
- a CDS encoding GNAT family N-acetyltransferase → MEKDLKQVGLRAFDDVYELMKQSFPANEIRSYNQAKKLLEKPNYRVLVISEHDLNIGGFIAEWKFDKFRFIEHLATDPRIRGLGLGSKMMKSYLAHTDQPIVLEVETPVTELAVRRVHFYQRLGFAVSNFGYFQPDMQGTSTQPVSLKIMAYPDKITETDFKMFRKEIFQNVYGLAAESLATEYMNR
- a CDS encoding DJ-1/PfpI family protein, whose product is MRSQKWRVGILLFDDVEVLDFAGPFEVFSVTSTKKEQKPFEVTTVSETGEMVAARNGLRVQPDYSFENAPQFDILVVPGGAGARNREINNERVIQWIANEMKSVRLMTSVCTGALLLAKAGLLENRKCTTHWASLKRLKEEFPGTKVQQGVKFVDEGDIITSGGISAGINMAFHIVGKLLDQEVVQETARRMEYDLC